One Primulina huaijiensis isolate GDHJ02 chromosome 5, ASM1229523v2, whole genome shotgun sequence DNA segment encodes these proteins:
- the LOC140976509 gene encoding uncharacterized protein — protein MAAITSRFLPLRLNTHPVFRPIPHHFSTPSPSPSPSPPDPSIPPAECQTQPSFSSNFEQVKASLRQQQPKNRPRTVRGLVPFSDPTPTQAPASKIAPLEEIRHKLAEFRLRSFAPPPSGSSGKFISFQELYKRNVISTPYDSEKTFVGPAAGGRLSYGAIRESLRQLRATAPAPENRNDSTGKAIDPMSLARLKDNFKLQASGSVADSPTITVGSGRLPSSIFGTGKENDGNDTGMELVKLYDYSELGMKLGLLRPEKRKGKWFSLQELNERLVKLRKIEEEEKELMVQGVTFKDLRECLLKARLSVDEKARKKTMLRLDILGSLGETQSFMDSPPKEYLVEKASLAILF, from the coding sequence ATGGCGGCCATTACCAGTCGCTTCCTCCCCCTTCGCCTTAATACCCACCCCGTTTTCCGACCTATTCCGCACCACTTCTCCACGCCCTCGCCCTCGCCCTCGCCCTCGCCCCCTGATCCTTCCATTCCTCCGGCTGAATGTCAAACGCAACCCTCATTTTCCTCAAATTTCGAACAAGTAAAAGCCAGTCTCCGACAACAACAGCCCAAAAACCGCCCTCGTACCGTCCGTGGACTCGTCCCCTTCTCTGACCCTACTCCTACGCAAGCACCGGCTTCTAAAATAGCCCCCTTAGAAGAGATCCGCCACAAGCTCGCTGAGTTCCGCCTCCGCTCCTTCGCCCCTCCCCCATCTGGCTCTTCCGGGAAGTTCATCTCATTCCAGGAGCTCTACAAAAGAAACGTTATTTCCACCCCATACGACTCAGAGAAAACGTTTGTGGGTCCAGCGGCTGGTGGCAGGCTCTCGTACGGTGCCATTCGCGAGAGCCTCCGTCAGTTGCGTGCGACTGCTCCAGCTCCTGAAAACAGAAACGATTCCACCGGAAAGGCCATTGATCCGATGTCATTAGCTAGGTTGAAGGATAACTTCAAGCTTCAAGCTTCAGGAAGCGTGGCCGATTCACCTACAATTACGGTTGGGAGTGGTCGGTTACCCTCGTCCATTTTTGGGACTGGGAAAGAGAATGATGGGAATGATACAGGGATGGAGCTTGTAAAGTTGTATGATTATTCGGAGCTGGGGATGAAGCTGGGGTTGTTGAGGCCAGAGAAGAGGAAGGGGAAGTGGTTTTCACTACAGGAGTTGAATGAGAGGCTTGTCAAGTTGAGAAAGATCGAGGAGGAGGAGAAAGAGTTGATGGTACAGGGTGTCACTTTTAAGGACTTGAGGGAGTGTTTGTTGAAGGCGCGACTTTCTGTTGATGAgaaagcaaggaagaaaacaa